In the Panthera uncia isolate 11264 chromosome B1, Puncia_PCG_1.0, whole genome shotgun sequence genome, TCTAGAGAAATAAGACAGATAAACACTTAAGTTAACAGAtgtaggaaaaacagaaagaaaatgaaaagcaaatctaGATTCTAGTTCTATGCcaataatgatataaaaacaagCAAGATCTGTGATAGTAACTTTCGCTCTATTCAACACTTAATGGTCCTTCTATAttgctgtttttaatttgcttcctttAAAAAGACAGGAAGTCATGAAAATGATCATTATTCAAAAGTTAGACTTTTGGATTCTGAGGAGGCAGCAGAGACTTCTACAACTTAATGCTCATGAAGAAATTGCTCCAACTCTTCTTCAGTGAATCTAAAATCTTATCTAGAGAGATTAAATTTAAAGTACCGGAAACGAAAACACACCCATGTACATTCTTTTAAAGCAGTAGGGGGAGTAATCGCCCCCTCCATGTGGAAGGGTGGTCAGTCCCTGGCATCTCTAAGTCCCCAGAGATGGGGGAATGAATCTGACTGGTGAGTCTGGGAGGAAAGACCAGGTATACAGAGCTCAGGCCCTTCTCCTCTTTCACACTTTCCCATGCAAAGAACACACTATCTCCTCAGGCCTTTAATCAGTTACAGAGGGCGGCCTGTGGTTGTTAAGCACTGGGTGAGAGGATGTGCCCACTTCTGAGAGTGAAGAACTGGTAAGCCAACTGTTGCCGAAGACCCCAGCCATGCTCTTCAGTatcattcttcctctttttttaaaagtagggttCACACCCAGCGTGGCACCTAATGTGGGGCctgactcatgaccctgagatcaacacctgagctgagatcaagagttgggacgctgACCCtaccgagacacccaggcggcCCTCTCCAATATCATTTTTATCAGTTAACAACAAAAGATTATCTCTATCCTTTTTCCTGAGACAATTTTAACCTAGTCTGATGTAAAATCgttcatagaaaaatatatacacttaccAGATGTGCTCTGGCAAATACAATAGGGAGCCCAAAAGCTGAGACAACAATGCCTGTTGTAAGAAATATGGCAAGTTCCTTACAAGCATTACTCATAGCATCTGTATCATCCACTAATCTTCTTGCTATGCAGTATGGAATAGGTGAAAGGAtgtaaaaaaacagaacaaagagagGCCAGTAttggctagaaaaaaaaaataagttaatgtaGTTTTTGCTATCTATGTCATTTTCCTACACATAATATacgcttttaaaaaataaagaccaaagaaATATTGCAAGGTTCAAAACAAgacatagtttaaaaataaacaataacctGAACactgaaaatagtaataattagaATCATAGTATTCCTAAAGTGAATTATGACACAATGATTAAATAttccttatgttaaaaaaatgctttataaattatAGCAGTTGGAATCAAggaccaaaattatttttcttattttaggcTATAAATAAAGAGgcatatggaaaatataaatagtaacagtaatttttaaaattcaagattcATGCCCTTGACTTCTTGATGAATGACAGCCTTCTCAGGGTAAAGCTGGAACATCCCTAAACTCTCGTTAGGTCACTATGAACTcccaaaatactgaaataaaaatgtagaaaatgaactGAAAGTAATATTGAAGACTTTAAGttagaatatagaaaatagaTGGCTTTGAATCAACAGTCTAGCTATTGTACTGTGCCAGTGTAATTTCCTGGTTTGGATAATACAACTACAGTTATGTACGACAGCCACCGGGGGAAGCCTGTGTGAAGGATACAGGggacctctctgtactatttttttgCAACTTCTTGATAATACATAATCATTTCAAcataaaaagtcaattaaaaaaaaaaaaagcacaaaaagtgAAAACTCCAAGCTGCCCATGtctccctactttctctctcttgctctcctaaCAACCTTCTTGTGGATCCTTCCATACTTCCACATGGataaattttaacaatatgaatCATTGcactttttcatttaacaatgtaTCTTGAACATCTTTATATATCAGCACTCACAGCTCTTGGCTCCTCCTCATTGTTTTTAAGATTGCCTACTATTTCCATTGATGGACATATTATAATTTAGCCATTTCTCTTTTGACAGGCCTTTAGGATACTTCCAGGCTTTTTTGTTATTACAGACAAGATTGTCATGAACATCCATACTCTCCCCTCACTACACATACCTTTGTAAACATCTGCCAGGAGACCTGTATGAGAAATTCTAAGTGGAAGGGCTAGTTCAAGGAATATATAGACTTTAAGAGCTACAAGGAAACTGGCTTCCAAGATGACAGACTACATGAAGCTATACCTCTCCCTTCTCATACACGACAGTGCCTGTTTGCCCCAGCTCTTACCTTCACCAAaggatttcatttaattttgagagaggctGAGTATATTTTCATGCGCTTATTAGTAACTTGCagttcttttttcatatttattgttgatttttctatttagttttatttttcttactaatctatcctattaatttttaaaagttctttctaTCCTATGGAAAATAATTGCTTacatgactttattttcttagtcAACTGTCTCTCGACCCTGCTTCTGGTATTTTTTtgctgaaaagatattttaaattttcttgtctttaattttattaagagATGCTCAAAACTGAGCAGAAGTGCAATAACCAAAAAGTGatttttgcacttttaaaaagatttgtccTTGGTAAATGAACATTTCTTAGGATTACTTCTACAGTAgaagctttcatttaaaaaaaaatttaaagctttaaaagtagaaaaaatttaccctaaaacactaaaaaagacaaaaattttacATACTTGTATATTGGAAGGGCACATCCAAGCATCAAAAACATCAGCCCAATTGCTCCTCCAAAGGATAAACTAATCAAAGCTGCAAAGTAAATAAAGAATCAAATacacatattaattatattaaattaatattatttttattaatattaatattagcaaTCTGAACATTACCTGTGATCCcagaagcaaaaagcaaaacacaaaaaacgAATGCATTAAAAGTGATTTAtcttcaagggtgcctgggtggctcagttggttaagcatcttcggatcatgatctcatggtttatgagatcgagctccacttgggctggattctctccctctgcccctcccccactcatactcctgtgtgcatgcacactctctcgaaataaacactaaaaaaaaagtgagttattTTCAAAAGTGTAAGTTATCCATagtttcaaaataagttttttgGGGTCATCTTCAAAGCAACATAAAGCAACACTGATTTTCAAGGCCCTGACCTATTGTGGGCACACCACCACATTCCCTCAttactgtctccatttcttcttttcttcttttaaatttatttttgagagaaggagagacagagcgtaagcagggaaggagcagagagagagggagacaaaatctgaagcaggctccaggctctgagctgtcagcagagagccggacgcggggtctcaaacccgcgaaccatgagatcatgacctgagccgaagttgaacgcttaacagcctgagccacccaggtgccccactgtctCCAATTCTAATGAATATCCTAGCCTCCCAGATCAATGCTCTTCCAGTCATTAGTGTTATATTTACTCCACAGATCATTACAGTTTGAAaaacaggatgtggagaaactctGCTTTCTCAGCTTTACTAGACTTTAGAAACCTTATCAAATGGGAAAGTCTCTCATGATCAGCTCCTGCTTCTTGCACATGCACCCTCACTGTGCTCAAAACTAGTAAAAGTATCCAAGGATACTGGTAGTTAATAATTTTAGTCAAGTAATTTTGGTCTACCCATGTGTCTGGAGGCACTTGAGACCATAACACTGTTTCCACTGTATTTCAAAGACTATCTGCAGAATTCTTTGGGATGCTTCCTAAAAATGCCAATTTGTGGGCCACAGCCCAGGACTCTGAAATTTTATCAAGCACCCTGAAGATTtcctaagaaaatgaaagcttGAAAATAACTGTCTGGAAAAGGTGGAATGTCAGGGGTTTTCTTAATCAGTTTGCCAAGTGAATCCTAAACGTGAGCTAATGTTATATCCTTTAATGTCCTCTACATATCTTTATAAAACAGTTAATCTGTGTTACCTTACATGGTTTCAAAAGTTACTCAGATGGCTTCCTTTCCTCCAAAGTTGACTCACaaagactggggtgggggtgagaggaagagagagctgcTGTCAGTTGAGCAGCCGGTATGTACCTGATGCTTTAAATATCTGATTTCATCTTCTCCACAGTTTTATAAATTTGCAGTTACTAACTCTTACAGATCAAGTCAGAGAAATTTCAGGGGAgtatttagttattattatttttttgttaatgtttatttatttatttggagagagagagagcacgtgcaagcagggaaggggcagagagagatagagagagagatagaatcccaggcagattttgcactgtcagtgcacagctcgacgcagggctcaaccccatgagcacgagatcatgacttcagccaaaatcaagagttggacacttagccaactgagccatccaggaacccctagttttagtttttaaaaaatgttatcatgggggtgtctgggtggctcagtcgattgagtatctgacttcggctcaggtcatgatgtggcagtgtgtgagtttgagccctgcgtcgggccctgtgctgacagctcggagcctggagcctgcttcagattctgtctccctcattctgtccctcccctgctcatgctctgtctctctcactcaaaggtaaataaaaaccctaaaaaatttttaaaaatgttacatagtTTACAAAACTATAGCTAGGTTTCCTCCCGTAATTTCCTACATGTTAGAAAATGTGCAGGATAATGGGTACAAGCCTTCTTTGGTATCACTTTTTAAGATATCACAAGCTACAGACACATTCTATAGGTGAAACACAGtttctaaaattaaacacacacacatacacacacacacaaagcgttgtgttttataacttttttttactatatattagTAAGTAGAAACAACTTTCTTGAATAGGCAGTTTATTAGTGGCTTAGAATTAAGCAAAGATACGAATGATCAATTTATTTTGAGTTCTATATAACCTATATTTCTGCAACTGCACTGGCTAAAAGAATAACTTAggcgttttttgtttttaatgcagtcTATTAAACCTTAACAGAAACGTTAAAATCCAAAAGAGCTGTAGAAGGACTAAAAGTTACCAGGACAAAAGCTAacatatataaaccaaaattaacAGTAAAGGGGTTAAATGCTGCTCAGTACTACTGACAGCTTTCTCTgaattaaaatggtaataattggggtgcctgggtggctcagtcagttaagcgtctggctcttgatttcagctcatgttttgtgagactgagccccatgtcagttctgcgctgacagtgcagagagcctgcttgagactctctctcccttcctctttctcaaaataaataaataaacattaaaaaataaataaataaaatggtcatAATCAAGGACATCCACTTACGTGGTAGGTCGGCAGATTTGGTTTTCCCTTAGATCACCGATGCAGGTCATGTAAAACCTGAACACATTTACTTAGTCCATAATACCATTATATTTTCAAtgacagaaaaaaggaaagaaaaaagcctgCACTTTTATTTTATAGCAAGTGAGGAACCTCAAATTTACAATGGAGTGAAATGTAAACTGTGAGGAAAATATTGAgtttgtcatttgttttgttcaatTCAAAATAGGTCCTCAAAATCTGGCCCTGCTTACTCTCCTGACACACTCACACCAGGCTATTAGCCCTTGTACTCTGCACGTCAATGACACTGGCCTTTCCTCTCCTGGCAATCAGCAGGCTCCTTCCCCCACAGGGCCCTTGTACCTATTGTCCTTCTACTTCAGATacgttttcattcattcatttcattcaagaaatatttactgcaAACCAACTATATAACAGGTGCTGGagattatttatgtaaataaaccAGACAAGGCCCTTCCACACTCATGAAGCTTGTATTCTGGTttcattcccttcctctttcctccaagTGAACTCGTCTATGTCCTTAAGATCTCAGCTCAATCGTTTCTTTCTCGGTGAAGTTATTCCAAACCTCCTGACTTGACCAATTCCCCTtatcatattcattcattcattcattcattcattcaacaaatatctactgaGCACCTGTGTCACACACTGTTCTTGATACTAGagataaagcaatgaaaaaaaaaaaaatcaaagctcttgctccatgaagcttacattctaacAGGAGAACAAAATGGTAAAAAACCAAAAGTAAGCAAATGAATGTCAAGTGCTATGAAAGAAACCAGGTAGAGTAAGAAGGTGGAGCGCTTTTTGAGACACAGTGGCCTGGAAAGGCATCGCTgatgaggtgacatctgagcagagatTTGTATGAACTGAGGAACTGAATCATGAGGATTTCTGGGGGGAGCGTTCCAGGCAGAGAGCCATGCATATGCAGAGGCTCTCTTGCCCTGTACACATCCCCTTTGCTCAGTTATCACAGCTATAATTTTATATCAATTTGTATCTGTCTTTCCTTGCAAGCTGTTAGCGCCACCACAGCAGGGAAAGagtttttctgttgttgatgCTCACACCCCAGCTCTCAAcactgaataataaatatttgtagaatgcataaaaggaaaccaaggggagaaaaagagagaaaaggacaaaagggaagaggaggggaagatcACACCAGAGTAAAAACAGCACATAACTGAAAGTCAGAAGACAATGGGTCCCTAGACCCTACTAGCCATTTACTGCCTACATCATAATATCTGAATGTCAGTTCTTTCTTCTATGAGAACTGGATTAGatctaaaatgcaaataattctgAGAACACTAAAGATATTTGTTATAAGGCatgctaaaaaagtaaaaaccatctccatttttaaataaattttaattccagtataattaacatacagcgtCACATGAGTTTCAGGGAACCATCTCCACTTTTTCAATGTAGTTGCCAAACAGCTAAATTCACCACTAGAAATACTATATAGTAACAACTTATTTATCCAGAATATAATTTAGAATCCTGGAGGAAACAAGGGTCActaaagagacaaagcagatgtcACAAAGCCCATACACTAAATCTACCATTCTTTATAAATAGACCCTTAGGCTCCTATTCAGCCgacattgatttattcatttttgtgattcCACTGTTGTGTGTGAATTTCagcagaataaaaaaagaattttaagtcatatatgttcatttatagtattttttcaaTAGCAATTCATATAGCCAGAACAAAATTAAGTGAAGAGTAACCTTCCCCACCCAGAAATGATCACTGTTACATGTAACCTGGGACATAAAATTTTCTAAGTTTGAAGATCTTGTTTCCCATATTGAGACAAATGAGAAAGAGGAGGCAGAACTGCACATAAGCAAGATCTGCCCTCTGACAAGAGaaaggagactgaaaaaaaatttaaatcaggcAGAAAAACCTCAAAAAGCATACTGGTTTATGGTAATCTTGGCCAAAAGGCAAGTAGCTTTACTACTTGATGGTCTCTGGGGGGTAACTCTTTTATGACAAAGAACAATTATTTATGTTCTTATCAAAAAAGGAAGTCTAAATTTTTTTGAGTACACTCttaaaaagttaatgaaagatttcttttaaataaatagaaaatgaaaacaaggtaaGATTCGAGTATCAAAAAACTTCATGTGACATCTCACTGCCCAGTCATACTggatataataaaacaaaaacaaaaacaatggggTTAAATTGCTCAAAAGTGTTCTCAAAACTTGTGAAGTTTCTCCAATCTTATGAAATCAGCAACTAGGCTGATTTATACATAAATTTCATCATTCGTGTATAAATGGATGCCCCAGATGACACATCAATAAGGCAAGAATTTATACTGTAAATGAGTGATGAAACATTTGGAGGGCAAAACTCAGATGAGTCTAGTTTCTACTCCCAAAGCCTCTAGGCTAGGGATGATGGAACAGTCCAATTATTTAAACTCTCTCGAGACAGGGTGCTGATTCTGTGATTACAAAGAAATTAGAGTAGCAGGGACCAGTTCCCTAACCTGGGAGTTGCTAGAAAAATCTAAACATAACCGAATAATATGGCTTAAGAAATAAGTAATGGTCTCCAATGATAGCAACACTCCTGCTTAATATAAAGATAgcccaacagaaagaaaatatcctGATAAACAATCATAACAATCAAAAAATCTTATTGAAACCAAAAGTGTAAGTACAATTCCATCTGTGGCACTTTCACCTGATTCATATTTTCCTAGATTCGGAGAAGGAAATTACAGTTATTTTCCTACAACAGAGACTCCCTACGTTTATGACACTGAGGAAATGGGGAAGAACTAGGAAACTGGCCACATCCTTAAAACCACAGCATTCTACCCTAAATGCCTTTCCATACAAGGATTCAAAAAGGTCTATTACAGTTCAAAAAACAGATCGAAAAATTATCTTTGTTGCTCAAATTACCAAGTTTTATATCGGAAATGAAATGTTCTCAGACATTAAAAATACACCAGAAAGAGTAAGAAGGTGACTCTGGGAAAGCAGTTCAATAAAAGTTGTcctgaaggaaataaattatgcagaaaaaaacaCTATCAAAGTTCTTCATTTCCTGCATGCCTGCCCCTTCTACAATTCGCAGGTCAGGAAACCAACGTAATTCGTggtcaaaaagttgaaaatgttgTCAATGGTATTTCTAATCACACTGACAAAATTACCAAACAACTGGAAAGATTGCAACCTTCCTTATTTCTAAAGGAAATATACGAATAAACCAGTAATTTTCCATGaagttttaaactattttattaaaaaaaaaaaaaaccccaactgaaactttgaaatataaaagCCTCAACGTGCAACTTGTGGAGAACAGGAGCACCTCGGGGTCGCTCATACGGTCTAACACTAtcggaaaaacaaaacacaatcaaAACGCATCAGTTTTTGGAGTCAGTGAAGCTTCGAGCACAGGTCCTGAGAGTGGATATGCTGGCCAAGGCTCCGGAAAGAACCGTCCCCAAGTCCTTCCAAGGCTTTCCGGAGGGACTCGGTTCGGCTCAGCACCCCAAGATCGCACTTGTGCCTTTAAGCGGCAAATGACACTGATTTCACGTAACTGGCATCTCTAGCGGCCTCATCCCCCTCAAAACCACTCTCCGCTCGCCTCTCTCGCGGATGCAAACTCCTGCAAAACGTGTGGGATGCCCGAGGCGCTGCGGGACTCTCGCAGACCGCGGACCACTTCATTCTTTGTACGGGGGCCGATGGGTGGGACAGAGGCTGCCGAGATCAGCAGAAAGCGGGCGCCGACGGTGAAGCCGCCGCGCCCGCCGGCCTTTCCCGGAGGGCGCCGCGCCCAGCTCTGCTACGAGGCTGCGAGGGCGGAGGCGGGGGtccaggggcggggggcggccgcCAGCGCGGGGACCCCGCGGCGCGCGCCGGGGCCGGGAAGGCGGCAGGCGGGGGCCGCGtggggccccctccccccctcgggCGGTCACCCAGACCTCCGGCGCCCTGCGCCCCAGGCCCACCTTTGATGCCGGCCATGGCGGTGACGTCGCTCCTGGCTCCAGGAtctgaggcggcggcggcggcggcggcggcggtagCGGCGGCCGGGAGATCCGAGACgcacggcggcggcggcggcggcggcggcggcggcggcggcggctgccaGACAACACCCGGAAGTGCACGACGCAGCACTTCCGCCGGCGACTCGCGCCcgcgcgggggcgcggggggcgcgcCGGGCTGGGGGCGGTCGGGCAGGCCGCCACCTTCCCTGCTTCGCTGCTGTGCGGCTCGCTGCGGTCGCCGGCGTTCAGTCCTCGCCTCGGTTCCATGCCCATATTCCCCTCAGGCTCGGGCGAGCTCCACTCCGAAGCCTTCGTCGCGGATTCCGCAGCCTCCCTGATTCTTGGAGGATAAAGGAGCGGGAGTAGCCGCCGTGCTTTGGGAGGCATGGGGGGATGTCCTTGGAGGATCATCATTTAAATGTGATCTTTAAAGCgcacccttttctctcttctcccttgctTTGCAGTAGGAGAAATAAGGCTAATTAGaacgtctgcacttggctccccGATTTCCGACACAGCTGGGGTTCTGTTGAGACCCACCTCCAGAGATTAGGAGCAGCAGGACCCActacaaacaaatacaaatttaaatacaaatccGATCTCTTGGGAGTCTGTGAGAAtcgctgtttttgtttttagtagtaGCAGGGctagaggaaaaaggagaaagcagaggtacaaatacatttatttaagtcatcCTACAAATGTATCGAACGCTTACTATGTGTGGGAACAGGGCTCGGCCCTGCGGTGAGCAAACCTAGATGCGGTTTCTGCCCTGAAGGAGCTTGCAGTTTGTAGAGAGAcacagcccccctgcccccccgcccccgcaaaaGGTAAAATTGGGACTGATAATTGCTAGGAAGAAGGGTAGATAGTCCTTTGAAAGCCTTTATTTAGATAAGAGAGATTTCCCCAAGGGAGGGACAAGGGAAGTACGAACGGGTGCATAA is a window encoding:
- the LEPROTL1 gene encoding leptin receptor overlapping transcript-like 1 yields the protein MAGIKALISLSFGGAIGLMFLMLGCALPIYNQYWPLFVLFFYILSPIPYCIARRLVDDTDAMSNACKELAIFLTTGIVVSAFGLPIVFARAHLIEWGACALVLTGNTVIFATILGFFLVFGSNDDFSWQQW